A DNA window from Amycolatopsis sp. DSM 110486 contains the following coding sequences:
- a CDS encoding alpha/beta hydrolase family protein: protein MLPWDAPLAGRLDRHTITSELLRDNPLGDPHERPLWVYVPPGYDDSEARYPVIYVIQGYTGQVTMWANRTAFRQPYLETADAVFADGAPPCVVVYVDAWTSYGGSQFVDSPGTGRYHSYLCDEIVPWVDAHYRTIPARESRAITGKSSGGFGAMITPMLRPDLFGALATHAGDTLYELSYVPEFGKAARVLREYDHDIFRWWDDFRSRPAFTKPGDESLLVALGVAACFSAREDGTPELPFDPVTGVLKPDVWDRWLAWDPVRMAPAHAETLRSLDSVWIDAGTRDEWFLDLGAAAFRDELLKAGLPEDRLHFELFDAGHGGIDYRYPPALKWLAERLAR, encoded by the coding sequence ATGCTGCCCTGGGATGCCCCGCTCGCCGGCCGGCTCGACCGTCACACGATCACCTCGGAGCTGCTGCGGGACAACCCGCTCGGCGACCCGCACGAGCGGCCCCTGTGGGTGTACGTCCCGCCTGGCTACGACGACTCCGAGGCGCGCTACCCGGTGATCTACGTGATCCAGGGCTACACCGGCCAGGTCACGATGTGGGCCAACCGCACCGCGTTCCGTCAGCCGTACCTCGAAACGGCCGACGCGGTGTTCGCCGACGGCGCGCCGCCCTGCGTCGTGGTCTACGTCGACGCCTGGACCTCCTACGGCGGCTCGCAGTTCGTCGACTCACCCGGCACCGGCCGCTACCACTCGTACCTCTGCGACGAGATCGTGCCGTGGGTCGACGCGCACTACCGCACCATCCCCGCGCGCGAGTCACGCGCGATCACCGGCAAGTCGTCCGGCGGCTTCGGCGCGATGATCACGCCGATGCTGCGCCCCGATCTGTTCGGCGCGCTCGCCACGCACGCCGGAGACACGCTCTACGAGCTCAGTTACGTGCCCGAGTTCGGCAAGGCCGCGCGCGTGCTGCGCGAGTACGACCACGACATCTTCCGCTGGTGGGACGACTTCCGCTCACGCCCGGCGTTCACCAAACCGGGTGACGAGTCGCTGCTCGTGGCCCTCGGCGTCGCCGCGTGCTTCTCCGCGCGCGAGGACGGCACGCCCGAGTTGCCCTTCGACCCGGTGACCGGTGTGCTCAAACCGGACGTCTGGGACCGCTGGCTCGCGTGGGACCCGGTCCGCATGGCTCCCGCGCACGCCGAGACGCTGCGCTCCCTGGACTCGGTCTGGATCGACGCCGGCACCCGCGACGAGTGGTTCCTCGACCTCGGCGCCGCCGCGTTCCGCGACGAGCTCCTCAAGGCCGGCCTGCCCGAGGACCGCCTGCACTTCGAGCTCTTTGACGCCGGCCACGGCGGCATCGACTACCGCTACCCGCCGGCCCTCAAATGGCTCGCCGAACGGCTGGCCCGCTAG
- a CDS encoding nitroreductase/quinone reductase family protein: protein MTSDYTSTVDIARPAGDERTAEQWARAVWEDAPAPLRAFLRVGWRCLGLRTQPGPGRVLGWTVVSSEPGSVVLEAPSALVTTRNSVDVGSRVRWTTTVRFDRAPARALWALAAPIHAVVIPWRLREAAQRGSGWHRLVTTFQRRIGNPVLSRLPGQVLLETTGRTSGLPRRTPVGGRRTGDEFWLVSEFGTRSQYVRNLQADPRVRVRLRGRWHRGTAHVLPDDDAVARLKSLPRLNSAGVRTLGNNLLTVRVDLE from the coding sequence GTGACCTCCGACTACACGTCCACAGTGGACATCGCCCGGCCCGCCGGCGACGAGCGCACCGCCGAGCAGTGGGCGCGAGCCGTCTGGGAAGACGCGCCGGCGCCGCTGCGGGCGTTCCTGCGCGTGGGCTGGCGGTGCCTTGGCCTGCGGACCCAGCCCGGGCCGGGCCGGGTGCTCGGCTGGACGGTCGTGAGCTCCGAACCCGGCAGCGTGGTGCTCGAAGCGCCGTCGGCGTTGGTGACCACGCGCAATTCCGTCGACGTCGGCTCGCGGGTGCGCTGGACCACCACCGTGCGGTTCGACCGTGCGCCGGCCCGGGCGTTGTGGGCACTCGCGGCGCCGATCCACGCGGTGGTCATCCCGTGGCGGCTGCGCGAGGCCGCCCAGCGCGGCAGCGGATGGCACCGGCTGGTGACGACGTTTCAGCGCCGCATCGGCAACCCCGTGCTGTCACGGCTGCCCGGCCAGGTCCTGCTGGAAACCACGGGCCGCACGTCGGGTCTCCCCCGCCGCACGCCCGTCGGCGGCCGGCGCACCGGCGACGAGTTCTGGCTGGTGTCGGAGTTCGGCACCCGCTCGCAGTACGTCCGCAACCTGCAGGCCGACCCGCGCGTCCGCGTGCGGCTTCGCGGGCGCTGGCACCGCGGGACCGCCCACGTCCTCCCCGACGACGACGCCGTGGCCCGGCTGAAGTCGTTGCCGCGCTTGAACAGCGCCGGGGTGCGGACCTTGGGCAACAACCTGCTGACGGTGCGCGTCGACCTGGAGTGA
- a CDS encoding MFS transporter: protein MTETTTTSPATARGRDRLPGKALFGLFLAGFIGILTECLPAGLLPEISRTLHTSVAATGQIVTIYAAATALAAIPLSRLTAKWSRKTVLQVALGTVAITNALTALSTDYTLTMVIRFVAGLGTALVWTQLAGYAARLSPPRVQGRAIAIALAGTPISLALGVPVGTWLSTFGGWQTAFWVSAALSVLNMLWFVVNLANLPGQAGHERFTLRQVLAMPGLRTILFALTTYMVAHNILYTYVTDFLRFAGMESQAGWVLFAFGVTSVLSVGVVGAHIDHHLRKLIVASTLLFAVSVLVLAVLSDVPALVYLAAAAWGLAFGSSPSLFIGGAITATAEAADVAQSIVISFFSGSIALGGLVGGLLIASLGTASITWASLVLLVFAAVAVVGGRRHAFPRGA, encoded by the coding sequence ATGACCGAGACAACCACAACTTCGCCCGCCACCGCGCGTGGCCGGGACCGGCTCCCGGGCAAGGCCCTTTTCGGCCTCTTCCTCGCCGGGTTCATCGGCATCCTCACCGAGTGCCTGCCCGCCGGTCTGCTGCCGGAAATCAGCCGGACCCTGCACACGAGCGTCGCGGCCACCGGCCAGATCGTCACGATCTACGCCGCCGCCACCGCGCTCGCCGCGATCCCGCTCTCGCGCCTGACCGCGAAGTGGTCGCGTAAGACCGTGCTGCAGGTCGCCCTGGGCACCGTCGCGATCACCAACGCGCTCACCGCGTTGTCCACCGACTACACCCTCACGATGGTGATCCGCTTCGTCGCCGGCCTCGGCACCGCGCTGGTCTGGACGCAGCTCGCCGGGTACGCCGCGCGCCTGTCGCCGCCGCGCGTGCAGGGCCGTGCCATCGCCATCGCGCTGGCGGGCACGCCGATCTCGCTGGCCCTCGGCGTGCCGGTGGGCACGTGGCTGAGCACCTTCGGCGGCTGGCAGACGGCGTTCTGGGTCTCGGCGGCGCTGAGCGTGCTGAACATGCTCTGGTTCGTGGTGAACCTCGCGAACCTGCCCGGCCAAGCGGGCCACGAACGCTTCACGCTCCGCCAGGTCCTCGCGATGCCCGGGCTGCGCACGATCCTGTTCGCGCTCACCACGTACATGGTGGCGCACAACATCCTCTACACCTACGTGACCGACTTCCTGCGCTTTGCCGGCATGGAGAGCCAGGCCGGGTGGGTGCTGTTCGCCTTCGGTGTCACGTCGGTGCTGAGCGTGGGCGTGGTCGGCGCGCACATCGACCACCACCTGCGCAAGCTGATCGTCGCGAGCACACTGCTGTTCGCGGTGAGCGTGCTGGTCCTGGCGGTGCTCTCGGATGTGCCCGCGCTCGTCTACCTCGCCGCCGCGGCGTGGGGCCTGGCGTTCGGCAGTTCGCCGAGCCTGTTCATCGGCGGCGCGATCACCGCGACGGCCGAAGCCGCCGACGTCGCGCAGTCGATCGTGATCTCGTTCTTCTCCGGCTCGATCGCTCTCGGCGGGCTCGTCGGCGGGCTCTTGATCGCGAGC
- a CDS encoding helix-turn-helix domain-containing protein yields MATHPRTEQALDPRAELSEFLRSRRARLKPADVGLPEYGRRRRVPGLRREELAQLAGVSVAYYTRLEQGNGRNVSLEVLTAISTALNLSETEHAHLLHLAKPQQRKRPAPRQRQQVRPVLQTMLDAIESVPAYVWGRRTDVLAWNSTASALFGDWAARAPEDRNWARIVFLDPAAHSLYADWRTKAADVVGQLRLDAGQHPNDPLLTELVGELSVKSDEFRTLWAARDVKRKTHGTMRLRHPLVGELTLSYETFTLPEDQDQALSVYHTEPGSKSQEALRLLASWGPDAAAAVDHARASEASNH; encoded by the coding sequence ATGGCCACGCACCCCCGCACCGAGCAGGCGCTGGATCCACGCGCGGAGCTGAGCGAGTTCCTGCGCTCACGGCGCGCCCGCCTGAAGCCGGCCGATGTGGGCCTGCCCGAGTACGGCCGGCGCCGGCGCGTGCCGGGGTTGCGGCGTGAGGAGCTGGCGCAGCTGGCCGGGGTTTCCGTCGCGTACTACACGCGGCTGGAGCAGGGCAACGGCCGCAACGTCTCGCTCGAAGTGCTGACTGCGATCTCCACCGCGCTGAACCTGTCGGAGACCGAACACGCGCACCTGCTGCACCTGGCCAAGCCCCAGCAGCGCAAACGGCCCGCGCCGCGGCAACGGCAGCAGGTGCGGCCCGTGCTGCAGACGATGCTCGACGCGATCGAGAGCGTGCCCGCGTACGTGTGGGGCCGCCGCACCGACGTGCTCGCCTGGAACAGCACGGCGTCGGCACTCTTCGGCGACTGGGCCGCGCGGGCGCCGGAAGACCGCAACTGGGCCCGCATCGTTTTCCTCGATCCGGCCGCGCACAGCCTGTACGCGGACTGGCGCACCAAGGCGGCCGACGTCGTCGGGCAGCTGCGGCTCGACGCCGGGCAGCATCCGAACGACCCGCTGCTCACCGAGCTGGTCGGGGAACTGTCGGTGAAGAGCGACGAATTCCGCACGCTGTGGGCCGCGCGCGACGTGAAGCGCAAGACGCACGGAACGATGCGGTTGCGGCACCCCCTCGTGGGTGAGCTGACGTTGTCCTACGAGACGTTCACGCTGCCCGAGGACCAGGACCAGGCGTTGTCGGTGTACCACACCGAGCCCGGTTCGAAGTCGCAGGAAGCGTTGCGGCTGCTGGCGAGCTGGGGCCCGGACGCGGCCGCCGCGGTCGATCACGCTCGCGCGTCGGAGGCTTCGAACCACTAG